A portion of the Halorientalis sp. IM1011 genome contains these proteins:
- a CDS encoding GNAT family N-acetyltransferase, with amino-acid sequence MRVEPIEIDEWESVLPDAGFEVFHAPAALEVLGEHVDGDLRLFAGYKGDQPVGLMPVVVAERLFSTLVFSPPPGLSVPRLGPVLMPQSPKRRKQEKVNRRFTEAVLEEIESDSPLELFRMICNTTYADPRPFRWQDFDLGTQFTYQLDLDDRDPDSVRKDFSKSLRRDVRDAEDLDVTVERGDRNDARAIYEQTRARYEEQGRNYPLSWAYVSDLVTSLLETDRARIYVARDSSGQFLTGITVLYSNDAAYFWQGGTRTVHDGVGLNSLLHWRIIEDIIDDPPRESVSTYDLMGANTERLCQYKSKFGAELVPYYVVESGGRTMSLAKKTYQALVR; translated from the coding sequence ATGCGAGTCGAACCTATCGAGATAGACGAGTGGGAGTCGGTGCTCCCCGACGCGGGCTTCGAGGTGTTCCACGCGCCGGCCGCCCTCGAAGTACTCGGCGAACACGTCGACGGCGACCTCCGACTGTTCGCGGGGTACAAGGGCGATCAACCGGTCGGGCTGATGCCGGTCGTGGTCGCGGAGCGACTGTTTAGCACGCTCGTGTTCTCCCCGCCACCGGGCCTGAGCGTCCCGCGCCTGGGCCCCGTGTTGATGCCACAGAGCCCGAAACGCCGCAAACAGGAGAAGGTGAACCGGCGGTTCACCGAGGCGGTCCTCGAAGAGATCGAGAGCGACTCCCCGCTGGAACTGTTCCGGATGATCTGTAACACGACCTACGCGGATCCCCGGCCGTTCCGGTGGCAGGACTTCGATCTGGGAACGCAGTTCACCTACCAGCTCGACCTCGACGACCGCGACCCAGACTCCGTCCGCAAGGACTTCAGCAAGAGCCTGCGCCGGGACGTACGGGACGCCGAGGACCTCGACGTGACCGTCGAACGCGGCGACCGCAACGACGCCCGCGCCATCTACGAACAGACCCGCGCCCGCTACGAGGAGCAGGGCCGGAACTACCCCCTCTCGTGGGCCTACGTCTCCGATCTGGTGACCTCGCTCCTGGAGACCGACCGCGCCCGGATCTACGTCGCCCGCGATTCGTCCGGGCAGTTCCTCACCGGGATCACCGTCCTCTACTCCAACGACGCCGCCTACTTCTGGCAGGGCGGCACCCGCACCGTCCACGACGGCGTCGGCCTCAACAGCCTGCTCCACTGGCGAATCATCGAGGACATCATCGACGATCCGCCCCGGGAGTCGGTGTCCACCTACGACCTGATGGGGGCCAACACCGAACGGCTCTGCCAGTACAAAAGCAAGTTCGGCGCGGAACTGGTTCCCTACTACGTCGTCGAATCGGGCGGTCGAACGATGAGTCTCGCGAAAAAGACCTACCAAGCTCTAGTCCGGTGA
- a CDS encoding polysaccharide deacetylase family protein — MSWLDGTVADGAEFALCLSHDVDRPYKTYQSLYYALTDRNPRHLLDLVPGRNPYWTFERVMDIEASHGVRSSWYFLDEQSLFGDRPPVDLADPTAWRLYAGRYSLADDDVREVIRDLDRGGWEVGLHGSYESYRDATMLADEKSRIEEILGHDILGGRQHYLNCERPDTWIRQRAVGLRYDATPGSRDTYGFRDRYEPLRPFDDAFVVFPVTVMEQTLPDPETEWDRAWSICESLLCEARENEAAMSVLWHPRYFSDDYAGYERLYRRLIERALDMDAWVGPLGDLYASMDHPTAGDPQSTPQQQ, encoded by the coding sequence ATGAGCTGGCTGGATGGAACCGTCGCCGACGGAGCCGAGTTCGCGCTCTGTCTCTCCCACGACGTGGACCGGCCGTACAAGACCTATCAGTCGCTGTACTACGCGCTCACGGACAGAAACCCTCGTCACCTGCTCGATCTCGTTCCGGGCCGCAACCCCTACTGGACGTTCGAGCGCGTGATGGACATCGAGGCGAGTCACGGCGTCCGGTCGAGCTGGTACTTCCTCGACGAGCAGTCGCTGTTCGGTGACCGCCCGCCCGTCGATCTGGCCGATCCGACGGCCTGGCGGCTCTACGCCGGCCGCTACTCCCTCGCTGACGACGACGTTCGCGAGGTGATCCGGGACCTCGACCGTGGCGGCTGGGAGGTCGGCCTCCACGGCTCCTACGAGTCCTACCGCGACGCGACGATGCTCGCCGACGAGAAGTCCCGGATCGAGGAGATCCTCGGCCACGACATCCTCGGCGGCCGCCAGCACTACCTCAACTGCGAGCGCCCCGACACCTGGATCCGCCAGCGCGCCGTCGGGTTACGCTACGACGCGACACCGGGCTCGCGAGACACCTACGGCTTCCGGGACCGCTACGAACCGCTCCGCCCGTTCGACGACGCCTTCGTCGTCTTCCCCGTGACCGTCATGGAACAGACCCTCCCCGATCCCGAGACCGAGTGGGACCGCGCCTGGAGCATCTGTGAGTCGCTGTTGTGTGAGGCCCGCGAGAACGAGGCGGCGATGTCGGTCCTGTGGCACCCGCGGTACTTCAGCGACGACTACGCCGGCTACGAGCGGCTCTACCGCCGGCTGATCGAGCGAGCGCTCGACATGGACGCCTGGGTCGGTCCACTGGGTGACCTCTACGCGAGCATGGATCACCCGACGGCGGGCGACCCGCAGTCGACGCCACAGCAACAATGA
- a CDS encoding DUF354 domain-containing protein: MTGDTRRVLFDINHPAQVHLFRPVIRDLEGRGHETLVTSRDKEITTELLDAYDIPHECLSTEGGGLLATVAEMAVKGVRLFEIAREFDPDVVVARPNPPAIYVANLLGARTVMLRDTVIPSRFLRACYRGLMLPFVDDLCAPEGFETDLTGGRNHTLGFQELTYLHPDRFEPDRDRLAAHGVATDEPYFVLRFAAWEAYHDVGGGGWSTEGKRELIDALSEYGTVYVTSEADLPAEFAEYELTVPSHLIHDLLYFANLYAGDSQTMATEAALLGTPVIRVNSKVGDHEMHNFEDLERRGLLYSFRDEGSALAKARELVDGEDGIDWQRRRRELIADKPDVGAYLRDLILDPDAADLDLENRRLTAASS, from the coding sequence ATGACCGGGGACACGCGACGGGTGCTGTTCGACATCAACCACCCGGCACAGGTCCACCTGTTCCGACCCGTCATCCGCGATCTGGAGGGCCGGGGTCACGAGACGCTGGTCACCTCACGGGACAAGGAGATCACGACGGAACTGCTTGACGCGTACGACATCCCACACGAGTGCCTCTCGACCGAGGGGGGCGGTCTGCTCGCGACGGTCGCCGAGATGGCCGTCAAGGGCGTCCGCCTCTTCGAGATCGCGCGGGAGTTCGACCCGGACGTGGTGGTCGCCCGGCCCAACCCACCGGCGATCTACGTGGCCAACTTGCTCGGCGCTCGCACCGTGATGCTGCGGGACACGGTCATCCCCTCGCGGTTCCTGCGAGCCTGCTACCGCGGGCTGATGCTCCCGTTCGTCGACGACCTCTGTGCTCCCGAGGGGTTCGAGACGGACCTGACCGGCGGTCGGAACCACACCCTCGGGTTTCAGGAGCTGACCTACCTGCATCCAGACCGGTTCGAGCCGGACCGCGACCGGCTGGCGGCCCACGGCGTCGCGACCGACGAACCCTACTTCGTCCTCCGGTTCGCCGCCTGGGAGGCCTACCACGACGTGGGCGGCGGGGGCTGGTCGACCGAGGGCAAGCGTGAACTGATCGACGCCCTCTCGGAGTACGGGACGGTGTACGTCACGAGCGAGGCCGACCTGCCCGCCGAGTTCGCCGAGTACGAGTTGACGGTGCCGTCCCACCTGATCCACGACCTGCTGTACTTCGCGAACCTGTACGCAGGTGACTCCCAGACGATGGCGACCGAGGCGGCGCTGCTGGGGACGCCGGTGATCCGGGTCAACTCAAAGGTCGGCGACCACGAGATGCACAACTTCGAGGACCTGGAACGTCGGGGCCTGCTCTACTCGTTCCGGGACGAGGGATCGGCGCTGGCGAAGGCCCGTGAACTCGTGGATGGAGAGGACGGGATCGACTGGCAGCGCCGTCGGCGCGAGTTGATCGCCGACAAACCGGACGTCGGGGCGTACCTGCGCGACCTGATCCTCGACCCGGACGCTGCGGACTTGGATCTCGAAAACCGACGGCTGACGGCCGCGTCGAGTTGA
- a CDS encoding Gfo/Idh/MocA family protein → MSLRTAVVGGGTVSGNHLDGIDSMPLTTLAAFCDIDEDRVREVAAEYGVTGYTDVETMLAEADLDWIHLCTPVGTHLDLATKAIEAGVPVLIQKPITETAAEYERLAEAAREHGVHVSAVHNHVFDPAMRELTTALQGDAVGEVRAVDVRYTGQTYPDDVRRGEWAFDLPGGEFEEGLPHPLYLLLRVGGYPRSEEEVQVVTHCRGEYERPFTYDGAKIQYCSQDDLLCSATLTPGTVPDKSVTVHGEDGVLIADLISQTLVTLDRDYQASPIARARSNVDRAIARLRGNVANLRRVIDRRRNDDWETKTELDAHAYQFEAEALALMGDREPPVPLEEGGWTIRLMEAVRDAAADRTEATQDVSVSN, encoded by the coding sequence ATGTCGTTACGCACAGCCGTCGTCGGCGGCGGGACGGTTTCGGGCAACCACCTCGATGGGATCGATTCGATGCCGTTGACGACGCTCGCGGCCTTCTGCGATATCGACGAGGACCGCGTCAGGGAGGTCGCGGCGGAGTACGGCGTCACCGGCTACACCGACGTAGAGACGATGCTGGCCGAGGCCGACCTCGACTGGATCCACCTCTGTACGCCGGTCGGAACGCACCTCGATCTGGCGACGAAAGCCATCGAGGCCGGGGTTCCGGTGTTGATCCAGAAGCCGATCACGGAGACCGCAGCGGAGTACGAGCGACTCGCCGAGGCCGCCCGCGAGCACGGCGTCCACGTCTCGGCGGTCCACAACCACGTCTTCGATCCGGCGATGCGGGAGCTGACGACGGCGCTCCAGGGCGACGCGGTCGGCGAGGTCCGGGCGGTAGACGTGCGCTACACCGGGCAGACCTACCCCGACGACGTGCGCCGGGGCGAGTGGGCCTTCGACCTCCCGGGCGGCGAGTTCGAGGAGGGCCTGCCACATCCGCTGTACCTGTTGCTCCGCGTTGGGGGGTATCCGCGGTCGGAAGAGGAGGTACAGGTCGTCACGCACTGCCGCGGCGAGTACGAGCGCCCGTTCACCTACGACGGGGCGAAGATCCAGTACTGTAGCCAGGACGACCTGCTCTGTAGCGCGACGCTGACGCCTGGGACGGTTCCGGACAAGAGCGTCACCGTCCACGGCGAGGACGGCGTGTTGATCGCCGACCTGATCTCACAGACGCTGGTGACGCTCGACCGGGATTATCAGGCCTCGCCGATCGCTCGCGCACGCAGCAACGTCGACCGCGCCATCGCCCGCCTCCGGGGCAACGTCGCGAACCTGCGGCGCGTGATCGACCGTCGCCGGAACGACGACTGGGAGACGAAAACGGAACTCGACGCCCACGCCTACCAGTTCGAGGCGGAAGCGCTGGCGCTCATGGGCGACCGCGAGCCACCGGTCCCGCTGGAGGAGGGCGGCTGGACGATCCGCCTGATGGAGGCGGTCCGCGACGCCGCGGCCGACCGGACCGAGGCCACGCAGGACGTGTCGGTCTCGAACTGA
- a CDS encoding acyltransferase: MTDTRIGEDCEIASSVEFLPPDAGEEPPRIGDGATIRSGTIVYPDVRIGRNFTTGHYAIVREDTSVGDDVLLGTNAVLDGTCTVGDGVSVQTGVYVPPETTVGDGVFLGPHAVLTNDPYPLRTDVGLTGPTLESHASVGANATVLPGVTVGERAFVAAGAVVTEDVPPETLAAGVPAEHYPLPEKLDGENER; encoded by the coding sequence GTGACCGATACACGGATCGGCGAGGACTGTGAGATCGCATCGTCGGTCGAGTTCCTGCCGCCGGACGCGGGCGAGGAGCCGCCGCGGATCGGCGACGGCGCGACCATCAGATCGGGGACGATCGTCTATCCGGACGTGCGGATCGGCCGGAACTTCACGACCGGCCACTACGCCATCGTCCGGGAGGACACGAGCGTCGGCGACGACGTGCTCCTCGGGACCAACGCCGTCCTCGACGGCACCTGCACGGTCGGCGACGGCGTGAGCGTCCAGACTGGCGTGTACGTCCCGCCCGAAACGACCGTCGGCGACGGCGTCTTTCTCGGCCCGCACGCCGTCCTGACGAACGATCCCTACCCCCTCAGGACGGACGTGGGCCTGACTGGCCCGACGCTCGAATCCCACGCCTCCGTCGGCGCGAACGCCACAGTCCTGCCGGGCGTGACCGTCGGCGAGCGAGCCTTCGTCGCCGCCGGCGCAGTCGTCACCGAGGACGTGCCGCCCGAGACGCTCGCGGCCGGCGTCCCCGCCGAACACTACCCGCTACCCGAGAAACTGGACGGCGAAAACGAGCGCTGA
- a CDS encoding polysaccharide deacetylase family protein has product MGTVVLSVDAELGWGFHDFAEPPRDRLANARRGWQTLLDLCEEYRVPATWAVVGHLFLDECDGRHGDHPAPPGWFDHERGSDRMARSLRFADGLIERTATADVDHEIGLHTFSHVEMGASGTTARLADAELSAAVDAAREWGVDPRPRSFVFPRNDVGNLQALADHGITCYRGTTPTDRRRFDRYGGVDRLVRAALGSAGPPLVEPRRDSLGLVDVPASLFLFSVEGILRSAAEPFVGDPVAVLARRGIDRAAASDGLFHMWLHPNNLAGPQDAARLAEIFEHLARVRARTDLEVRTMGDVAATVRDETEAASTAVVADGAEST; this is encoded by the coding sequence ATGGGGACCGTCGTCCTCTCCGTCGACGCGGAACTCGGCTGGGGATTTCACGACTTCGCTGAGCCGCCCCGGGACCGCCTCGCGAACGCACGACGCGGGTGGCAGACGTTGCTGGACCTCTGTGAGGAGTATCGCGTGCCGGCGACGTGGGCCGTCGTCGGCCACCTGTTTCTGGACGAGTGTGACGGCCGACACGGTGACCACCCCGCGCCGCCGGGCTGGTTCGACCACGAACGGGGGAGCGACCGCATGGCCCGCTCGCTACGCTTCGCCGACGGACTGATCGAACGGACCGCGACTGCCGACGTCGACCACGAGATCGGACTGCACACGTTCTCGCACGTCGAGATGGGGGCGTCGGGGACGACCGCGCGGCTGGCGGACGCGGAGCTGTCGGCGGCCGTCGACGCCGCCCGCGAGTGGGGCGTCGACCCACGGCCGCGCTCGTTCGTCTTCCCGCGGAACGACGTGGGCAATCTGCAGGCGCTGGCCGATCACGGCATCACCTGTTACCGGGGGACCACGCCGACCGACCGGCGACGGTTCGACCGATACGGCGGTGTCGACCGTCTCGTTCGGGCGGCGCTGGGGAGCGCCGGCCCGCCGCTCGTCGAGCCACGGCGGGACTCGCTGGGGCTGGTCGACGTCCCGGCCTCGCTCTTCCTGTTTTCCGTCGAAGGCATCTTGCGTTCGGCCGCCGAGCCGTTCGTCGGCGATCCGGTCGCGGTGCTGGCCCGGCGCGGTATCGACCGGGCGGCCGCCAGCGACGGACTCTTTCACATGTGGCTGCATCCGAACAACCTCGCCGGGCCCCAGGACGCGGCGCGGCTGGCGGAGATCTTCGAACACCTCGCGCGCGTCCGGGCCCGAACCGATCTGGAAGTCCGGACGATGGGCGACGTCGCGGCCACAGTTCGAGACGAGACCGAGGCGGCGTCGACGGCCGTGGTGGCGGACGGAGCCGAATCGACGTAG
- a CDS encoding GNAT family N-acetyltransferase, whose translation MSQQLDPSKAAIDSDPVIEHEAKGETYHIRRIEPGDVEGYLDLHRNTELELGGGREWFAWKFEDSPYLVHTPVFVAEHEGEVVGARPFVPFRLRAGPRTTIGLQTADTVVAPDHRGRGLLSRMNDLAFAYYRRREPELLFAIPNARSRPAYLDMGARTVGPIRTWLRIERPSTYLDEKLGGLAPERAAAALDGISDGYHRLRDRRRNGHHHDEIEVERHATVPSETLAEVAALPQPDVIHAHRDRAFYDWRFENPNWEYDSYVASRDGDPVAGLVAGTRQFADRTETRIADVVPLAGETRVPAIAALFERLLRTHPETDVFAVAGSGLPPSLLRSFGFRPDDGLALSPLANSTVLITMPITAGDAPDPWTVEGRDVTDPDSWDLPFCEHNTG comes from the coding sequence ATGAGCCAGCAACTCGATCCCTCCAAAGCTGCCATCGATTCCGACCCGGTGATCGAACACGAAGCGAAGGGCGAGACCTACCACATCCGTCGGATCGAACCCGGCGACGTCGAGGGCTACCTCGACCTCCATCGGAACACGGAGCTCGAACTCGGCGGGGGTCGCGAGTGGTTCGCCTGGAAGTTCGAGGACTCGCCCTATCTCGTCCACACGCCGGTCTTCGTAGCCGAACACGAGGGGGAAGTCGTCGGCGCACGCCCGTTCGTGCCCTTCCGGCTCCGGGCGGGCCCGCGGACGACGATCGGCCTCCAGACCGCCGACACGGTCGTCGCCCCCGACCACCGCGGGCGGGGCCTGCTCTCCCGGATGAACGACCTCGCCTTCGCCTACTACCGGCGACGCGAACCCGAGTTGCTGTTCGCGATCCCGAACGCCCGCTCGCGGCCGGCGTACCTCGACATGGGCGCACGCACCGTCGGCCCGATCCGGACGTGGCTCCGAATCGAGCGCCCCTCGACGTACCTCGACGAGAAACTCGGCGGCCTGGCACCCGAACGCGCCGCCGCTGCCCTCGACGGCATCAGCGACGGCTACCACCGGCTCCGTGACCGCCGCCGAAACGGCCACCATCACGACGAGATCGAGGTCGAGCGCCACGCCACGGTCCCGAGCGAGACGCTGGCCGAGGTCGCCGCCCTCCCCCAGCCGGACGTGATCCACGCTCACCGGGATCGGGCGTTCTACGACTGGCGCTTCGAGAACCCCAACTGGGAGTACGACAGCTACGTTGCGTCACGGGACGGCGATCCCGTGGCCGGCCTCGTGGCAGGCACCCGCCAGTTCGCGGACCGGACCGAGACCCGGATCGCCGACGTGGTACCGCTCGCGGGCGAGACACGCGTGCCGGCGATCGCCGCGCTGTTCGAGCGCCTGCTCCGGACCCACCCGGAAACGGACGTGTTCGCCGTCGCCGGGTCGGGACTCCCTCCGTCGTTGCTCCGGTCGTTCGGCTTCCGCCCCGACGACGGACTGGCGCTGTCGCCGCTCGCGAACTCGACCGTCCTCATCACCATGCCGATCACGGCGGGCGACGCGCCCGACCCCTGGACCGTCGAAGGTCGGGACGTCACCGACCCCGACAGCTGGGACCTGCCGTTCTGTGAACACAACACCGGCTGA